Below is a genomic region from Deinococcus sp. YIM 134068.
CGGTGATGTTGCCCCTGGTTCGGGCGCGCCCTCCGGACGTAACGCTTGAACTCGGCGCTGTGGGTGGTGCGGTGGGTCATGAGGATGCCTCCTCTCTTCGAGGCTTAGCCCCTTCTCCGCCATACCGGGTTACCCTCAACCGCAGGGTGGTCAGGAGCACGCGATCCGGCGAGAAAGCCGAAACTCTCCGAAAGCTCGCGGCTGGCCGCACGAATCAGGTGGAGGTACCGCTCCTGTTTGTGCCCGTCGAGGCGCATCAGTGGCCCGGCGATGCTCACAGAGGCCACCGCCTGACCCTGGTCATCAAAGATTGGGGCGGCAATCGAGAAGGTGTCCTCCTCCAAATCCGAGATCGCCACATGCGCGCCGTCCTCCCGGATGCGTTCCAGCGCCTGCTTCAACACGCCCGCATCGGTGATGGTGCTGTCCGTGAAGCGTTCCAACGGCTTCTCGAGAATGGCGTCGAGGACTTCCTGGGGGGCATACGCCAGCAACACTTTGGACGACCCCCCGGCGTGCAGCGGCCCGATGCGCCCCACACGGGCGAACATCCGCACCGGGTGCGGTGAGGTCCGGATGTCGATGACCAGGGAGTGCTGGCCTTCCCTGACCACGAGGTGGATGTTCTCCCC
It encodes:
- a CDS encoding IclR family transcriptional regulator, whose amino-acid sequence is MSKSSATPESSPEYTISALEAGLQVLALVGQSPELKIPQLAAQAGMTKSRVYRILQTLARLGYVWFDEEHAVRLGSASLILGQQAQEQYSLTRAARPILDRLAEETGENIHLVVREGQHSLVIDIRTSPHPVRMFARVGRIGPLHAGGSSKVLLAYAPQEVLDAILEKPLERFTDSTITDAGVLKQALERIREDGAHVAISDLEEDTFSIAAPIFDDQGQAVASVSIAGPLMRLDGHKQERYLHLIRAASRELSESFGFLAGSRAPDHPAVEGNPVWRRRG